The Prevotella melaninogenica ATCC 25845 genome includes a window with the following:
- the cmk gene encoding (d)CMP kinase: MKKITIAIDGFSSCGKSTMAKDLAKEIGYIYVDTGAMYRSVTLYALRHNLFNTDGTIREEELQAQMKDINISFQLNKETGRPDTYLNGENVENEIRTMEVSSHVSPIATLAFVRKALVEQQQRMGAEKGIVMDGRDIGTVVFPNAELKIFVTASAEVRAQRRYDELKAKGMEADFADILKNVQERDYIDSHRETSPLRKADDALELDNSQLTIAEQKQWLYNQYLKAAEA; encoded by the coding sequence ATGAAGAAAATAACTATCGCCATCGACGGCTTTTCATCATGTGGAAAGAGCACAATGGCAAAAGACCTTGCCAAAGAGATTGGCTATATCTATGTAGATACGGGTGCTATGTATCGCTCCGTTACACTCTATGCGCTACGTCATAACCTCTTCAATACAGACGGAACCATCCGCGAAGAGGAGTTACAGGCACAGATGAAGGATATCAACATCAGTTTCCAACTCAATAAGGAGACGGGGCGTCCAGACACTTACCTCAATGGTGAGAATGTTGAGAACGAAATCCGTACGATGGAGGTGTCATCTCATGTTAGCCCTATCGCCACACTCGCCTTTGTGCGTAAGGCACTTGTCGAACAGCAGCAGCGCATGGGAGCAGAGAAAGGAATCGTTATGGACGGTCGCGACATCGGTACGGTGGTATTCCCGAATGCCGAACTTAAAATCTTCGTTACCGCTTCAGCAGAGGTACGTGCGCAACGTCGTTACGACGAGTTGAAGGCGAAGGGAATGGAAGCAGACTTTGCCGACATCCTTAAGAATGTGCAAGAGCGTGACTATATCGACTCGCATCGTGAGACATCACCGCTTCGCAAGGCTGATGATGCCCTCGAACTCGACAACAGTCAGCTCACAATTGCCGAGCAAAAGCAGTGGCTTTACAACCAGTATCTGAAGGCTGCAGAAGCATAA
- a CDS encoding TatD family hydrolase, producing the protein MIIDTHAHLDVEDFADDLPEVISHAHEAGVGKIFLPAIDLKSVDTVLAVCRQFPDTCYPMIGLQPEEVRDDWREVLDAMHERILLSLRQKAEGTAKPGETVIAIGEVGLDFYWTREYEKQQLAAFEEAVKWSVETRLPLMIHCRKAQNEMLHIMRPYEKELPGGVFHCFTGNQKEAEEFLRFDRFVLGVGGVSTFKSSHLREDLPAAVPLDRIVLETDSPYMAPVPHRGKRNESAFIVEVMRTLALSYGVDEAEFARQTNENVRRVFGVGC; encoded by the coding sequence ATGATAATAGACACCCACGCCCATTTAGATGTAGAAGACTTTGCTGACGACCTCCCAGAGGTTATCAGTCATGCCCACGAGGCAGGTGTAGGAAAGATTTTCCTACCAGCTATCGACCTCAAATCAGTGGATACTGTATTGGCTGTTTGCCGACAGTTTCCTGACACCTGCTATCCAATGATTGGACTGCAGCCAGAGGAGGTGCGCGATGATTGGCGTGAAGTGTTGGACGCTATGCACGAACGAATCCTACTCTCGCTTCGACAGAAGGCAGAAGGAACAGCCAAACCGGGTGAGACAGTGATTGCGATTGGTGAGGTAGGACTTGATTTCTATTGGACACGTGAATACGAGAAACAGCAGCTTGCAGCCTTTGAGGAGGCTGTGAAGTGGAGCGTTGAGACACGTCTTCCGCTGATGATTCACTGTCGTAAGGCACAGAACGAAATGCTACATATCATGCGCCCGTACGAAAAAGAACTGCCGGGTGGTGTCTTCCACTGCTTTACCGGTAATCAGAAGGAGGCAGAGGAGTTCCTTCGTTTCGACCGCTTCGTGCTTGGAGTGGGTGGTGTATCAACCTTTAAAAGTAGTCATCTGCGCGAAGATCTCCCTGCAGCAGTACCCCTTGACCGCATCGTTCTTGAGACCGACAGCCCCTACATGGCTCCCGTTCCTCATCGTGGTAAGCGTAACGAGAGTGCTTTCATCGTTGAAGTGATGCGCACCCTTGCCCTTAGTTATGGCGTTGATGAAGCTGAATTTGCCCGCCAAACCAATGAGAATGTACGTAGGGTATTCGGTGTTGGGTGTTAG
- the mnmA gene encoding tRNA 2-thiouridine(34) synthase MnmA: MNIQELEGKRIAVLLSGGVDSSVVVYEFARLGLHPDCFYIKIGPEEKEDWDCNSEEDLEMATLVTRRFGCKLEVIDCHKEYWDQVTRYTMEKVKAGFTPNPDVMCNRLIKFGAFDEKMGHDYDLIATGHYAQTEWIDGRKWLTTSPDPVKDQTDFLAQIYDWQLKKAIFPIGHYEKNEVREIAERENLINAHRKDSQGICFLGNIDYNEYVRRYLGEEIGDVIELETGKKIGEHKGLWFHTIGQRKGLGLGGGPWFVIKKDVTKNILYVSHGYDPATAYKKDFPLHDFHFLTEGITTLPEKITFKIRHTPEYHPATVEQLSDGRCIIHSTENIHGVAPGQFCVVYDEQHHRCFGSGEITL, encoded by the coding sequence ATGAATATTCAGGAACTCGAAGGTAAGCGTATTGCCGTTCTCCTTTCTGGCGGTGTTGACAGCTCGGTTGTGGTCTATGAGTTTGCACGATTAGGACTACATCCTGACTGTTTCTATATTAAGATAGGACCGGAAGAGAAGGAAGACTGGGACTGTAACTCTGAAGAAGACCTTGAGATGGCTACACTTGTGACACGCCGCTTTGGCTGTAAGTTGGAAGTCATCGACTGCCATAAGGAGTATTGGGACCAGGTGACACGCTACACCATGGAGAAGGTGAAGGCTGGTTTTACGCCTAACCCAGATGTGATGTGCAACCGACTGATAAAGTTTGGGGCTTTTGATGAGAAGATGGGACATGACTATGATCTCATCGCAACGGGCCATTATGCACAGACAGAATGGATTGACGGACGTAAATGGCTCACCACAAGTCCTGATCCAGTCAAAGACCAGACTGACTTCTTAGCACAGATTTACGACTGGCAGCTGAAGAAAGCAATCTTCCCTATTGGCCACTACGAGAAGAATGAGGTGCGAGAGATTGCCGAGCGAGAGAATCTTATCAATGCGCACCGAAAGGATTCGCAGGGAATCTGCTTCCTTGGAAATATCGACTATAATGAGTATGTACGCCGCTATTTAGGCGAAGAAATAGGCGACGTCATCGAACTTGAAACGGGAAAGAAGATTGGCGAACACAAAGGACTATGGTTCCATACTATCGGGCAACGGAAGGGACTCGGTCTTGGCGGTGGCCCTTGGTTCGTTATTAAAAAAGATGTAACTAAAAATATCCTGTATGTAAGTCATGGCTATGACCCTGCTACAGCCTACAAAAAAGATTTCCCGCTCCATGACTTCCACTTCCTAACAGAAGGTATCACAACCTTACCTGAGAAGATTACCTTCAAGATTCGCCACACACCTGAGTACCATCCCGCAACTGTTGAACAGTTGTCGGACGGTAGGTGTATTATTCACTCTACCGAAAATATCCATGGCGTTGCCCCTGGACAATTCTGTGTTGTCTATGATGAACAGCACCATCGCTGCTTTGGTTCTGGAGAAATAACGTTGTAA
- a CDS encoding YitT family protein, with amino-acid sequence MVRKRKNKFRDVREFLMIALAMLIGSFGWCAFLLPHHITIGGIAGIASVIQWGLDIPVQYTYLTINGILLFVALKILGWKFCVRTIFAVLVFAFSTSVLREVFAGHPLFSDEPFLACVVGGVLLGVGVSIALQYNASSGGSDVIAAMIHKYRDVSLGRVILACDLCIISSSYLVLENWEKVIYGYIVLFVMTYVVDYLINGMRGSVQFFVISEHWGEIGSAINNDVDRGCTVIEARGFYTGKKVGMLFVIARRSEAHSIYQVIDEIDPNAFVSQGAVNGVYGMGFDRMKVAHKKKTADEKVRTKE; translated from the coding sequence ATGGTAAGAAAAAGAAAAAATAAGTTTAGAGATGTACGCGAATTTCTGATGATTGCATTGGCAATGCTCATCGGCAGCTTTGGCTGGTGTGCATTCTTATTGCCACATCATATCACGATTGGTGGTATTGCGGGTATTGCATCGGTTATTCAGTGGGGTCTTGATATCCCTGTGCAGTATACCTACCTTACTATCAATGGCATACTGCTCTTTGTCGCGTTAAAGATATTGGGTTGGAAGTTTTGTGTTAGGACGATTTTTGCCGTATTAGTGTTCGCCTTTTCGACGTCGGTATTGCGTGAGGTCTTTGCTGGACATCCGTTGTTTTCAGACGAACCTTTCCTCGCCTGCGTTGTAGGTGGTGTGTTATTAGGTGTCGGAGTCAGCATCGCCTTGCAGTATAATGCCAGTTCGGGCGGTTCGGATGTGATTGCGGCAATGATTCACAAGTATCGTGATGTGTCACTCGGACGTGTCATCCTTGCTTGTGACCTCTGTATCATCAGTTCCAGTTACTTAGTCTTGGAGAATTGGGAAAAGGTTATCTATGGTTACATAGTTCTCTTCGTAATGACCTATGTGGTGGATTACCTTATTAATGGTATGCGTGGTTCCGTGCAGTTCTTTGTTATTTCTGAACACTGGGGAGAGATTGGTTCTGCCATTAACAACGATGTTGATCGTGGCTGTACGGTTATTGAGGCTCGTGGATTCTACACTGGTAAGAAGGTGGGAATGCTCTTTGTCATCGCACGTCGTTCTGAAGCACACTCCATCTATCAAGTGATTGACGAAATAGACCCGAATGCCTTTGTGTCACAAGGTGCTGTCAATGGTGTCTATGGCATGGGATTCGATAGAATGAAGGTGGCACATAAAAAGAAAACAGCTGACGAGAAAGTCAGAACAAAAGAATAA
- a CDS encoding energy transducer TonB, translating to MEIKKSNRADLENKRWVGFLLGIIVALSFFFVAMEYNATGSDDDSANTKAIKNVTLHDMDMLPAIDQQDLAKTQEDKKPTMEDLLNLKRRDIPNKVTPHDAGSMNSNDKKTGAPQVSNEPIVMPMVTTTTEPPKIKEEAKKEMEKMTDDNSDKVVERYDDKVSKRILSETPTPPGGWVEFMKWLTKTLQYPAAAKENKLQGTVNITFIINADGTVDDVRIKSGKVPVLNDEVLRVLKTMGKWKPGIEKNKPCRSLIEIPFVFQLA from the coding sequence TTGGAAATAAAGAAGTCAAATAGAGCAGATTTAGAGAATAAGCGGTGGGTTGGTTTCCTCTTGGGAATCATCGTTGCACTGTCTTTCTTCTTTGTTGCCATGGAGTATAATGCAACGGGGAGTGATGATGATTCGGCTAATACTAAAGCCATCAAGAATGTCACGCTCCACGATATGGACATGCTGCCTGCCATTGACCAGCAAGACCTTGCCAAGACACAAGAAGACAAGAAACCTACGATGGAGGACCTGCTCAACCTTAAACGCCGTGATATCCCGAATAAGGTTACGCCTCACGATGCAGGAAGTATGAACTCGAACGATAAGAAGACGGGGGCTCCACAGGTAAGTAACGAACCGATTGTTATGCCGATGGTAACTACTACTACTGAACCTCCGAAGATAAAAGAAGAGGCTAAGAAGGAGATGGAGAAGATGACCGATGACAATTCCGACAAGGTTGTAGAACGCTATGACGACAAGGTTAGCAAGCGAATACTCTCCGAAACGCCAACACCACCGGGCGGATGGGTGGAGTTTATGAAGTGGCTTACGAAGACATTGCAATATCCTGCTGCTGCAAAGGAGAACAAACTGCAGGGAACGGTGAATATTACTTTCATCATCAATGCTGATGGTACGGTTGATGATGTCAGAATCAAGAGTGGTAAGGTACCTGTTCTCAACGACGAAGTACTACGCGTTCTCAAGACAATGGGTAAGTGGAAGCCAGGCATTGAGAAGAATAAACCATGCCGTTCGCTGATAGAGATTCCGTTTGTCTTCCAACTTGCATAA
- the feoB gene encoding ferrous iron transport protein B gives MKLSELKTGETGVIVKVSGHGGFRKRIIEMGFIKGKTVEVLLNAPLQDPVKYKVMGYEVSLRHSEADQIEVLSDVKTHSVGNEEEQEDNQVEMDSTTDDSTDKELTPEKQSDAVRRKSHTINVALVGNPNCGKTSLFNFASGAHERVGNYSGVTVDAKVGRAEFDGYVFNLVDLPGTYSLSAYSPEELYVRKQLVDKTPDVVINVIDSSNLERNLYLTTQLIDMHIRMVCALNMFDETEQRGDHIDAQKLSELFGVPMIPTVFTNGRGVKELFRQIIAVYEGKEDESLQFRHIHINHGHEIENGIKEMQEHLKKYPELCHRYSTRYLAIKLLEHDKDVEQLVSPLGDSIEIFNHRDTAAARVKEETGNDSETAIMDAKYGFINGALKEANFSTGDKKDTYQTTHVIDHVLTNKYFGFPIFFLVLLVMFTATFVIGQYPMDWIEAGVGWLGEFISTNMPAGPVKDMIVEGVIGGVGAVIVFLPQILILYFFISYMEDCGYMSRAAFIMDRLMHKIGLHGKSFIPLIMGFGCNVPAVMATRTIESRRSRLITMLILPLMSCSARLPIYVMITGSFFALKYRSLAMLSLYIIGVLMAVAMSRLFSAFVVKGEDTPFVMELPPYRFPTWKAIGRHTWEKGKQYLKKMGGIILVASIIVWALGYFPLPDDPNMDNQARQEQSYIGRIGKAVEPVFRPQGFNWKLDVGLLSGMGAKEIVASTMGVLYSNDGSFSDDNGYSSETGKYSKLHNLITKDVATMHHISYEEAEPIATLTAFSFLLFVLLYFPCVATIAAIKGETGSWGWALFAAGYTTALAWIVSAVVFQVGMLFM, from the coding sequence ATGAAGTTATCAGAATTAAAGACTGGAGAAACTGGTGTTATCGTAAAGGTATCAGGACACGGTGGTTTTCGTAAACGAATCATAGAGATGGGATTTATCAAGGGTAAGACCGTTGAGGTATTGCTCAATGCACCCTTGCAAGACCCCGTTAAATATAAGGTTATGGGTTATGAGGTTAGTCTTCGTCATAGCGAGGCTGACCAGATTGAGGTATTGTCGGATGTGAAGACTCACTCTGTTGGGAATGAGGAGGAGCAGGAAGACAATCAGGTTGAGATGGATTCAACCACAGACGACAGCACGGACAAGGAGCTAACGCCCGAGAAACAATCAGATGCTGTGCGCCGTAAGAGTCATACAATCAATGTGGCACTTGTCGGTAACCCTAATTGCGGTAAGACATCGCTCTTCAACTTTGCATCGGGAGCACACGAACGAGTAGGTAATTATTCGGGTGTGACGGTTGATGCGAAGGTGGGACGTGCTGAGTTTGATGGCTATGTGTTTAACCTTGTAGACCTCCCAGGTACTTATAGTCTTTCAGCCTATAGTCCTGAAGAACTCTACGTGCGTAAGCAGTTGGTTGACAAGACACCAGACGTAGTCATCAATGTGATAGACTCGTCTAACCTTGAGCGCAACCTCTATCTTACAACCCAGCTGATAGACATGCACATACGTATGGTTTGTGCGCTAAATATGTTTGATGAGACTGAACAGCGTGGTGACCATATTGATGCACAAAAGCTTTCTGAGCTCTTCGGAGTGCCGATGATACCAACAGTATTCACCAATGGTAGAGGTGTGAAGGAACTCTTCCGCCAGATTATTGCCGTTTATGAAGGGAAAGAAGACGAGTCGTTGCAGTTCCGTCATATCCATATCAACCACGGACATGAGATAGAGAATGGTATTAAAGAGATGCAGGAGCATTTGAAGAAATACCCTGAACTCTGCCATCGCTACTCTACCCGCTATCTTGCCATCAAGCTGTTAGAGCATGACAAGGACGTAGAGCAACTCGTTAGTCCGTTAGGTGATTCGATTGAGATATTCAATCATCGTGATACGGCAGCCGCTCGTGTAAAGGAGGAGACGGGTAATGACAGCGAGACAGCCATCATGGATGCCAAGTATGGTTTTATTAATGGTGCGCTGAAGGAAGCGAACTTCTCGACAGGTGATAAGAAAGACACCTATCAGACCACCCATGTCATCGACCATGTCTTGACAAACAAATACTTTGGCTTCCCAATCTTTTTCCTTGTACTGTTGGTAATGTTCACTGCAACCTTCGTCATTGGTCAGTATCCAATGGATTGGATAGAGGCTGGTGTGGGTTGGTTAGGCGAGTTCATTTCTACGAATATGCCTGCCGGACCAGTAAAAGATATGATCGTCGAGGGTGTTATCGGCGGTGTAGGAGCTGTTATCGTGTTCCTCCCTCAGATATTAATACTTTACTTCTTTATCTCCTACATGGAGGACTGCGGCTATATGTCACGTGCCGCCTTCATCATGGACCGACTGATGCACAAGATAGGACTGCATGGAAAGTCATTTATCCCACTTATCATGGGCTTCGGTTGTAATGTGCCAGCGGTGATGGCAACACGTACGATTGAGAGTCGGAGGAGTAGATTGATAACCATGTTGATTCTCCCCTTGATGAGTTGTTCGGCTCGTCTACCTATCTACGTAATGATTACGGGTTCGTTCTTTGCGTTGAAATATCGTTCGCTTGCCATGCTCTCCTTATATATAATAGGTGTGTTGATGGCAGTGGCAATGAGTCGTTTGTTCTCAGCTTTTGTGGTCAAAGGTGAGGATACGCCATTTGTGATGGAGCTACCACCTTATCGTTTCCCAACATGGAAGGCAATTGGTCGCCATACATGGGAGAAAGGTAAACAGTATCTTAAAAAGATGGGAGGTATTATCCTTGTTGCTTCTATCATCGTATGGGCTTTAGGCTACTTCCCTCTTCCAGACGATCCGAACATGGATAATCAAGCACGACAGGAACAAAGCTATATCGGACGAATCGGTAAAGCCGTTGAGCCAGTGTTCCGTCCACAGGGTTTCAATTGGAAATTGGATGTTGGCTTGTTGTCTGGTATGGGTGCAAAAGAGATTGTTGCATCAACAATGGGCGTACTCTATTCTAATGATGGTAGCTTCTCTGACGACAATGGTTATAGTAGTGAGACAGGCAAATACTCAAAGCTACATAATCTGATTACAAAGGATGTAGCAACTATGCATCACATCAGCTACGAGGAAGCAGAGCCTATTGCAACACTTACAGCCTTCTCGTTCCTTCTCTTTGTACTGCTTTACTTCCCTTGTGTAGCCACGATAGCAGCTATTAAAGGCGAAACTGGCAGTTGGGGTTGGGCTCTCTTTGCTGCAGGTTACACTACAGCATTAGCCTGGATCGTTAGTGCTGTGGTCTTCCAAGTGGGCATGCTGTTCATGTAG
- a CDS encoding alanine/glycine:cation symporter family protein — MIELFSADGWLNQAIVSVNYFTWTYILVAGLVICALWFTWRTRFVQFRMIGEMVRLLGDSTGTHDEGEKHVSSFQAFAVSIASRVGTGNLAGVATAIAIGGPGAVFWMWVIALLGSATAFIESTLAQLYKRRHADSFIGGPAYYILHGMHCKWMAKLFAVLITMTFCMAYISIQSNTICGAMQKAFSIDPTWMGGALAILSLAIVFGGIQRIAKVSSVLVPLMAVSYVLLALVIIVMNIQLIPHVFRLIVENAFGFEQVAGGGLGATMMNGIKRGLFSNEAGEGSAPNIAATASTTHPVKQGLIQSLGVFTDTLLVCSCTAFIIIISGLYVNNSESGILLTQVALESEVGAAGPIFIAIAIFFFAFSSIIGNYYYGEANVRFLTQKPSAILALRVITGGVMVMFGAIASLDLVWSIGDFFMALITICNLIAILTLGKYAFRLLDDYRQQKRAGVKSPVFKRETMPDIAKDIECW, encoded by the coding sequence ATGATAGAATTGTTTTCCGCAGACGGTTGGCTGAATCAAGCCATAGTATCTGTCAATTATTTTACATGGACATATATCCTCGTAGCAGGACTCGTTATTTGTGCTTTGTGGTTTACATGGCGGACGCGCTTTGTGCAGTTTCGCATGATTGGCGAGATGGTTCGCCTATTAGGAGATTCGACAGGAACACATGACGAAGGTGAGAAACATGTATCATCTTTTCAAGCTTTTGCCGTCTCAATTGCCTCACGTGTAGGTACTGGAAACCTTGCTGGTGTGGCAACTGCGATAGCCATTGGTGGCCCTGGTGCTGTCTTTTGGATGTGGGTTATTGCCCTCTTAGGCTCTGCAACAGCCTTCATAGAGTCTACACTTGCCCAACTTTATAAGCGTCGTCATGCTGACTCATTCATTGGTGGACCAGCCTATTACATTCTACATGGTATGCATTGTAAATGGATGGCGAAACTCTTTGCCGTACTGATTACAATGACCTTCTGTATGGCTTATATCTCCATACAGAGTAATACGATTTGTGGTGCTATGCAAAAGGCATTTTCTATTGATCCGACATGGATGGGTGGCGCTCTCGCTATACTCTCTTTAGCAATCGTTTTCGGTGGTATTCAGCGTATTGCCAAAGTTAGTAGCGTACTCGTTCCGCTGATGGCAGTGAGTTACGTACTCCTTGCTTTGGTCATTATTGTAATGAATATTCAACTCATTCCACACGTCTTCCGCCTTATCGTTGAGAACGCTTTTGGCTTTGAACAGGTGGCAGGTGGCGGCTTAGGTGCTACGATGATGAACGGTATTAAGCGTGGACTATTCAGCAATGAGGCAGGTGAGGGTTCTGCTCCTAATATTGCAGCAACCGCATCTACTACTCATCCCGTAAAACAAGGACTCATCCAGTCGCTCGGTGTATTCACAGATACGCTCCTCGTTTGTAGCTGTACGGCTTTTATCATTATCATCAGTGGACTTTATGTCAACAATTCTGAGTCAGGAATTCTCCTTACTCAGGTTGCTTTAGAGAGCGAAGTGGGCGCAGCTGGTCCAATCTTTATAGCAATAGCCATCTTCTTCTTCGCTTTTAGTAGTATTATCGGAAACTATTATTATGGTGAGGCAAACGTACGATTCCTTACTCAAAAGCCTTCAGCCATTCTCGCTTTGCGTGTGATAACAGGTGGTGTAATGGTGATGTTTGGTGCCATTGCCAGCCTCGACCTTGTATGGAGTATTGGTGATTTCTTCATGGCTCTCATCACGATTTGTAACCTCATTGCTATCTTAACACTTGGTAAATATGCCTTCCGCCTACTCGATGACTATCGTCAACAGAAACGGGCAGGCGTGAAGAGTCCTGTCTTCAAACGTGAGACAATGCCCGATATAGCAAAAGATATTGAGTGTTGGTAA
- a CDS encoding DoxX family protein yields MKCLELLFPKAESTKTSLILLASRLVFGLTFASHGLDKLQHFSETAAHFPAPFGLSGEVAVGLSIFGELVCGLAFVFGFLTRLALLPMIFTMLVAFTTVHGGSVSNGELAFLYLVIFVLSWFAGAGKFSVDGIIRSKISGGNS; encoded by the coding sequence ATGAAATGTTTAGAATTACTATTCCCAAAAGCTGAGAGTACAAAGACATCACTTATTTTATTGGCATCACGCCTTGTGTTCGGATTGACATTTGCGAGCCACGGACTCGACAAGTTACAGCACTTCTCAGAAACAGCTGCACACTTCCCTGCACCCTTCGGTCTGAGTGGTGAGGTGGCAGTAGGATTGAGTATTTTTGGCGAGTTAGTGTGTGGTTTGGCTTTCGTTTTTGGTTTCCTCACACGTTTAGCACTCTTGCCAATGATTTTCACCATGCTCGTTGCCTTCACAACTGTCCATGGCGGTTCTGTTAGCAATGGTGAGTTAGCCTTCCTCTACCTTGTCATCTTCGTTCTCTCATGGTTCGCTGGTGCTGGCAAGTTCTCTGTTGATGGTATCATTAGAAGCAAGATAAGCGGGGGTAATTCATAA
- the porQ gene encoding type IX secretion system protein PorQ translates to MKKIVFTLLLALFAVVIRAQESQTEYNFLRLPVSAHAAALGGENITIIEDDPSLMFSNPALASSVSDKTVGLSYMNYMRGAHYMGASYTKALGEKATLAGGVQYMNYGKMKEVDANNVQTGTFNASEIAVEGIFSYELARNLVGGITAKFITSYIGSYNSMAVGVDLGLNWYEPERQWSVSLVAKNLGGQIKAYEEEYGKMPIDVQVGVSKTFAALPVRVSATLVDLTHYDYRFINHLNLGAEVLLSESIWVGGGYNFRKADEMTIGKADNASAHGAGFSVGAGINLEQFKLNLAYGKYHAASNSILVNLAYSF, encoded by the coding sequence ATGAAAAAAATTGTTTTCACCCTCCTGTTAGCCCTTTTTGCGGTTGTAATACGAGCACAGGAGAGTCAAACTGAATACAACTTCCTACGTCTTCCAGTGAGTGCGCATGCTGCTGCATTGGGTGGAGAGAATATTACTATCATTGAAGACGACCCTTCACTGATGTTCTCTAACCCTGCTTTGGCTTCTTCCGTAAGCGATAAAACCGTGGGACTTAGTTACATGAATTATATGCGTGGAGCTCATTATATGGGTGCTTCTTATACGAAAGCATTGGGTGAGAAAGCAACGTTGGCAGGTGGTGTGCAGTATATGAACTACGGAAAGATGAAGGAAGTCGATGCTAACAACGTACAAACTGGTACTTTCAATGCCAGCGAAATCGCTGTTGAAGGTATCTTCTCCTACGAATTAGCACGTAATCTGGTGGGTGGTATCACGGCAAAATTCATTACTTCTTACATTGGTAGTTATAACTCTATGGCGGTGGGTGTAGACCTTGGTCTCAACTGGTATGAGCCTGAAAGACAGTGGTCGGTATCCTTAGTTGCCAAGAACCTCGGTGGACAGATTAAGGCATACGAAGAGGAGTATGGTAAGATGCCGATTGATGTGCAGGTGGGTGTGAGCAAGACTTTCGCTGCCCTCCCTGTCAGAGTGTCTGCTACCCTCGTTGATCTTACGCATTATGACTATCGTTTTATCAATCACCTCAATCTCGGCGCAGAAGTCTTACTGTCTGAAAGTATTTGGGTTGGTGGTGGTTACAACTTCCGTAAGGCAGACGAAATGACCATCGGTAAAGCTGATAATGCCAGTGCGCATGGGGCAGGATTCAGTGTCGGAGCTGGTATCAACCTTGAACAATTCAAACTCAACCTTGCCTACGGTAAGTATCATGCTGCCAGCAACTCAATATTGGTGAACTTGGCGTACTCCTTTTAG
- a CDS encoding polyprenyl synthetase family protein translates to MYTANEILSKVNEYINNLTYDRKPQSLYEPIKYVLSLGGKRIRPTLMLLSYNLFKDDPETILSPACALETYHNYTLLHDDLMDDAPLRRGQQTVHVRWDANTAILSGDSMLVLAFERMAQCDSRHLSEVLRLFTVTALEIGEGQQYDMEFENRNDVKEEEYIEMIRLKTSVLLACAMKIGAILADAPAEDVENLYKFGEQIGLAFQLQDDYLDVYGDPKVFGKKIGGDIICNKKTYMLINAFNKANARQCKELEKWIGCENFNHEEKVAAVTELYNSIGVDKMAIERINYYFDEANKYIAAVNLPDERKAELLAYAQKMLHRKW, encoded by the coding sequence ATGTACACTGCTAATGAAATTCTGAGTAAAGTAAACGAGTATATAAACAACCTTACTTATGACCGCAAGCCACAAAGCTTGTACGAACCGATAAAATACGTCCTCTCATTGGGAGGGAAGCGCATCCGTCCTACGCTGATGCTGCTTTCTTACAATCTTTTTAAGGACGACCCAGAGACGATTCTCTCACCGGCTTGCGCCCTTGAGACCTATCATAACTATACACTCTTGCACGATGACCTGATGGATGATGCTCCGCTTCGTCGCGGACAGCAGACCGTTCATGTGCGTTGGGATGCCAATACGGCTATCTTATCGGGCGACTCTATGCTCGTTTTAGCTTTCGAAAGAATGGCTCAGTGCGACAGCAGACACCTCAGTGAGGTGCTTCGTCTCTTTACCGTTACGGCACTTGAGATTGGTGAGGGTCAGCAGTACGATATGGAGTTTGAGAATCGTAATGACGTAAAGGAAGAAGAATACATCGAGATGATTCGTCTTAAGACCAGTGTTCTGTTAGCTTGTGCGATGAAGATTGGTGCTATCCTTGCCGATGCTCCTGCTGAAGATGTGGAGAATCTCTACAAGTTTGGCGAGCAGATTGGTCTTGCCTTCCAGCTGCAAGACGATTATCTTGACGTCTATGGAGACCCAAAGGTATTCGGTAAGAAGATAGGTGGCGATATTATTTGCAACAAGAAGACCTACATGCTCATCAATGCTTTTAACAAGGCGAATGCTCGTCAGTGTAAGGAGTTGGAGAAGTGGATTGGCTGTGAGAACTTCAATCACGAGGAGAAGGTTGCTGCCGTCACTGAGTTGTATAATAGCATCGGCGTTGACAAGATGGCTATTGAGCGTATCAACTATTATTTTGATGAAGCAAACAAATATATTGCGGCAGTAAACCTACCTGATGAACGCAAGGCTGAACTGTTAGCGTATGCACAGAAGATGCTGCATAGGAAGTGGTGA